The region CATCCCCAGACTGAAACCTCAGGGTCCAGACACCATCCAGCATATGTGGGAGGAGGGCAACCTCATTTGCTCTTCTGTTGAGGCCAGTTATTCTTGAGTACCTAACGATGTCTATGGTGTTTCAGTTTGCTGAGCCTGCCTCACTAGTGTGACTCAGAAGATGGTGCAATGCAGTCATCATGTTAGTAGCCTGTGAGCAAGGGATACTGCTCTTGAGCATTTCAGAGACAGAAAGGTAAACAGAGCCTCCATTCTTGGATCTGCAACTTGGTCTCTGTAACAGGTTTTCTTTAAATCCAGgacacaggatgggaaaagggtTTCACTGTCAGTTTATAGGAAATCTGCAGGAAGGCGACTTCTGAACCAGGCGGGTGTGAGTGGCAGGTTTGTGAAGCATGGGTTTGTGGACTGCATGGTTGCATGTAAGCTAGCTGGATGTCTTTGGGGCGTTCCTCACAGTGTCCACGCAACCTCTCCCAGCTCCTAGTGGGACCTGTGGGGCTGAAGGAGATCATTCCCCTTTCTCCCCTcagagaaactgaagaaaagGATATTGAATTCAGTGCAGTTTGAGTGCTAAAAAAATTTCCAGGCTCAATGGTGGTGCTAAACTGTCTCCATGTTCCTAATATTTTtaatagtgggttttttttttcagttgttctcatcagaaaaatgcaGTGTCCTTGGGGAAAGGACCCAGCCCCTTGACCTGCCACTTTCCAGGTGTCCTTTATCATTCTGACGGGACTCTTCGGTCTGCAGAGAATATTCTGTCTTGGCATGCTTCTAGACTGTAagatttgggttgttttgttttgtattttatgtttACATGCATCTTGTATTTCCCCAAAAACTAAATAAAGTTTTTGCCTTTTTAACTGAACAGAATCACCTCCTGATTCTCCCTGCCACCAGAAAAAACATACAGCTGAGTGGCAAAAGTCACATTAGGCCCAAATGAGGCATGAACTTCAGGGTCCGGGCCCGCTGAGGACACTGGAGGGGTGGGGGAAACATGTAAGCTCCCACCCTTGCTGGTGGGAAGCATGCTCAAGCTCCCCAGCCTTCCCCCGCCTTTGGAAGGCTTTCTGGCCAGTGGCCCAGGCTTTTAGAGGTACAGACCTTGGCGCCACCAAGACCACAGCCAGTGGGTTTCCATGGCTCCTCAGCTTGGAGCCCCTGACCCTCCCCTACTTTTGCTGGACTTCAGTAAGCAGGGCTGAGCAGTCCTGGTGTAGGAAGTGGCCCATGGCCGTTCAAGGCCAGGCAGAGGCTGGCCAGCCAGAGCATCCTCCCAGGAGAGAGGGCAGGAAGGCAAGCATCCCGTGCTCCTCTGAGGCTCAGGCTGCCAAATGAGCTAGGTCCCTACATCATGCCTGGACCCGCTCTGGCACTCCAGCTTTCACAGCCACCTAGATGTACTCAGCCCACTTGGGAAATTTTTCCAAAGGTCCCTAGCCAGAGGCCTCCCTTTCTAACTAGCTGTGCCACTCATTTGGCATTAGCCTCTGCACCCACCAGTGGGCACGCAGCTGAACTCCCAGCCAGAGGCAAGAAGTCTGGGCTTGGGGGAAAGGATGGGCAGGCTCAGTTCTGGGGAGCTCAGCACAGCCCCTGCCATCCTCCCTTTAGCCCCTAGGTGGCGCCACCCCTCTACAAAGGTTACACACAGGTTCAGATCCAGCTCAGCCTTTCAGAGCTTCATGGACTTCTGCAGCTCCTGCTCTTGACAGATCCAGAGACCTGCAGTCACGGAAGGGCAGTGGCTTCTCCTTTTCGGCTTACAGCGAGGCTCGCCTGGCATTCTGGCCTCTGTTGTACAAGCCCCAGACCATGCTCCAGCCACCTCCCCCTCCCCGGCTGTCTCCAGGGAGTCTTTTCTGATTGTTGGCTCCCCTCCGAAGCAGGACACctggccctcttcctccacacctccatcaccatcaccacccgcccccgccacacacacaccagcccgcccttcctccctccccagccctccatactgcacagcacagccctCAGGCTGGTACGAAATCACCTTTATTCAcaatcacggtgatccaagctcACAAAGGAGGCAACAGCTACCTTCACACTAACAGAGACAATGGGATGGATGGCTTTTTCTCCCTGACCCTCAGGCCACGCAGCCCCTGCACTTAGGAACTTCCCTTGCCTCTGGGATGGGCGCCCTGACTGCTTGGGGCCACCACCAGCCCCATCTCACCCCACTCCCACAGAAGAGGTCTATGGGGTCAGTAGGGAGCAGAGACCCATGGCAGAATGGTGACTTCCCAAAGGTGCCCTGCAAGGCAGGTACACACAGGGCCAGCCTGGCATCGTGACCCCCCTCCCTGTGcttcccaccaccccaccccatagCAGCCACCACCAAAGAACCCCCTGAGAGTCACAAAAAAGTCTTCCCACACCCGCAACAATCATTTTACAGAGGTGGCAGCTGAGACCCAGAGCGACTGTGACCTGGCCAAGACCACACAGCTGGTCAGTGGCCAGGTCTAGAATCCCATGCTCTGCAGGCCACATAACAAAGCAGTCTCCACTGGGTGTAAAAAAGCCATCTGAGGGGACAGAGGGCTGGAGGCTCAGGGAGACTTGCCAGGACTCCGAGAGGCGGCCCCAGCCCATGGCCTACCAGGACAGGTGTGCAGGGCTGAGATGACTATAACCTAAGAGCAGCCCGGGGTCCTCCCCCACTCCAAAATCAGGGCCAAGAAACTGGAGGTGCTGGGACCCATCCCTTCTCTCTCCTGGGGGAGAGAGTGCCTACAATGACGAGACCAGCTGGCCTTCCCTCCCCCAACCTGCCCAGACCTTTCCATGTCCTTACAGAGTGGGGAACTCGGGCCTCCCGATGTGTATGAGCCAGTTACGATACCCAGGCTCCAGCCCAAGAAGAAGGGCATTCTGTGGCTCCGGGTGATCTGCTAGTCCCAGGGCACTGCAGAGGCTCTGCTGCCCTCTCTAGAAAGTGGACACAAGTTGCCAGAAGGCGTCCCGACTCGGCCCCTTTTTATGGAGTCCTATTTCATGGCAAGCAGAGATGGCTATGGACTCGTGTGCTGGAGTTTAGGGCAGAGTTTAAGTGATGACAACCTCTGCTGGCCCTCCAACCAGGCACTCCATCTACTAGGGCAGCCTTTATAGGAGTCTGGGGGGTGGCAATTCACTCCCCCTGCCCAAACTAACCCCTACaaacccaataaataaataaataaaaatacaggggggaaaaaaaaaaagccattcttACTCCAGGAAGTCCTCTACTCCCAACCCAGGATCCTGGCCTCTCCCAGGGATGCTAAAGCCTGACAGAAGACCTACCCTGCTCTCCAGCCCACGCCAAGGGGCCGCCCCCAAGCAAGAGCATCCCCGAGCCCACTGAGGCAAATAGGCCATGACCAGGAAGGGGCCCTCCATGCCTCAACCAGGTCAGGGGGCTAGCAACCCAGAAACCAGAGGCTTCTGTGGCCTGTCTGTCCACCCATACAAGGTGAGTGGAAGACAGGCACAGCACAGAGGCGGCAGCCCTCCTGGGATGAGAGGGATCCACTGGCAGTCTCACCCTTGGCTGCCAGGCCCAAGGggcagggaaagaaggaaggagacagtGGGGGAAGGTGAGAGCAGGGCAGCAGCCCAGGCTGTGCACTGCTCAAGGGCAGCTGGCTGAGGGAGAAAACGGAGGCTGAAATCCAGGTCCACACTCCACTAGCGAGGCCGCGTGTCTGGGCTCAGGGACGCATCTGCCCAGAGGATGGGACACACTTTCTAATGTTCACAAAGGTGCCACATAGGCTAAAGAGACCTCCTGGGAATCTACCCCAGGCAGGAAAGGACCAGGACAGGCTAAGACCCCCCCTGCTTTAGCCCCTCAGCCTGCAGGGAAGAGCTGCAACTTGCTTCTGCCCCCATCTCCCAGCCTGACACCCCTTCCTCCCCAGACCTCAGGGGCTGTTTCCCAAGTTTAATGAgaaggggaaagaatttccaaaaTGAGGAAGTAGAGAAGGGGCCCTGCTGACTTGCGCCTCAGCTGGAGCCGGGCCGGAGTCGGAGGAAGCTGGGGACTGGGTGGGTCCGTGATGGCTAGGAGCTGCGGTAGGTCTTGATGATGTCCTTGATGGGCCGGCGGCAGATGGGGCAGCAGGCGTGCAGAGCCTTCTTGAGGCGCAGGCCACAGGCATAGCAGAGGCACATATGGCCACACGTGTAGATGACCGTGTCCACCGCGTGCTCATAGCAGATGGTGCACTCATCGCTCCACGGGCCCCCGCCTGGGGTCACTGGTGATTCGGGCAGACTCACTGGTGAGTTGGGGGCTGTCCCTGGGGACACGGGACAGCAGTGAGGGGGAGGCACGAACCTGGTCCCAGGTTCATGAAGAAAGCCCTGGCCTCTCCTCCATGGATCGGGATCAGCCTGTCTACCTTGCCACCCACCTCCTGGACACAAGAAGAAAAAGGATGCACTCTGGACAGCCCCACTTCCGACCCCTCTGTGCCCAGACCAGGGGCCAGGGTGTCCGTGAAGCAAtgagaagaggcaggaaggatggAGGCCCAAAACCCACTGGGGGAGGCCCCACTGAGCTACTCTCTGGGGTTCTTTGTGCTCAAGAAGTCCTCTGGAGAAAGCCATCCAGCTAAGGGACAGGACAGGATCCAGCTCAGGAATCACCACTCAACCTGGGTTCACTGGGCCCATCTCCAGCTCCTCCAGGGCCCCGTCTGCAGACCTGCCTCAGCCAGGGTGGAGGGCAGGTCCCTCGGGGTGGAAGGGCTGACACGGTCACATGGAACCAAAGGGGCCAGCCTACTTACCTCCAGCAGAGCTCCCCAGAGGGCCAGAGCTGCAGGTGCCGAGCGAGGGGTCAGAGAGGCGGATGCCCAGGGTGCTGGGGGAGGTCGGTGTGGAGGCGGGGGAGCAGGGGAGCGATGGGATGCCCCGCTCTGCCAGGATGGTAGAGCCtgcagaaaggaagggaaggaaggaaggtgggaCCTAGACACTCAGAGGCCCACTGGGGGAAAGCTCGAGTTTCCATCCTCTATTACGTTCCCAGGAGAGAAACAGGTGGTGCAGCCTGACCACACAGCCCAGCCACTAGGCTCAGAGACCAACTGAGCCTTTGCCCTAAAGAGCTAACTGTCCAGGGAGTCTCTTGGGGCTCTCCTCAGTCCCTTCCTCCAGCCAGCCttgactccccccaccccacatctCTATCCAGCACTGACCAGTCATACACACCATGCATGCAAATAAGCAAGCACAGAGCCTgggaaattatttattctttgcCCAGGAAAGTAACTTTGTAATGTTTCCCTATTTAAACCCTGAGCTTCCTGAGAGCAGAAAGCCTGACTCACCTGTGACTTTCCCACAGGCCCTAACATAATGCCCTACACACAAGTAAGTGCTCAATGAGATGTTTTTTATTAGTAGTTATTCAGTCTAATTTATTCAATCTAATTCATTTAATAGCCACTGTTTCTAAGAATATTTATTAGCTATCCACAGGATTTCTCTTAGTAGTGTTAACACATTTTAAGTGAACTATCATCTCCTTCTTTCAGAAATTTATACCTATttgcttttcttgctttattgcaCTGGTTAGCATTTTCAGAATGATACTATACGGCATCTCCATCACATTCTTGATTTTAATGATAATGTTTCTAATGTTTCACCATGAAGCATGAAATCGGCTGTAGTTTTAGGGTGAAGGAAATATCTTTTCATTCTTAGTTCACTTAGGCCTTCAACAAACCAAAGCATTCTTCTATGAAGTAAATAATCATCCTTCCATACATTGTTActgatttgtttttcctttagagTCAGGATCCTCTATCACCACTTTGCTAGTCAAGATGTTCAATTCTCCAAACAGCTCAGGAGCACACTGTTTAGCATATATTAAATTCTGAATGATTAATCTTCAATGCCCACCTTGGCCTACTTCCCTCTCGGGACATTTAAGTcctggggtttttgtttgttttttaagcttCTCCTTTGCTCTAGTCTAGTAAGCCTCTTTGAGCAACAGAAGCTTTACTGAAAAGCTACTTAACTATTATTAGATGGTGCTGATGTAAGAGACTATCTTGCCTTTATGTAATATCCTTTATCTGAGGAGCAGTGTCTCCTGGTGACTGTAGCCAAATATCTTTGTACTtcagcctgatttttttttctgcacacCTGGTTTCTTTTTATTCCACCTTGAATTTTTAAgccaatttctttcctttctgatgtCTTTTTATCTAGCCTGATTTCTTTTCACTCTTCCCTGACTTTTCTTCCCTTAATCCTAATTTCTTAGCACCCTAGtcccatttcttttcattcttttttcaattcACTTTACACTCCATCTTCACTTGGTCTTTTTCCAGAGGAGGAAGTCTCCACTGATTTTACCTGATTTCACAAAACTCTCATGCACTCTCACAGTTACCAACAGCACtgcatacacaaatacacatgcaTTTACTCACAAGTGCCTAGACACAGTACGCCAGTCTCACGGTGTTACTCATGCTTACTCACATACACACTTTATCATGTCTATGAAGTCTCCTGGGGTGAGGTCTAGGCTGGGGGCTGTGAGGCCCAGGGGTCTCCAAACTTGTCTAACCAAATTTGCTAAGGAAGAAAAACTTTAGGTGCCCAGGACCTAATTTGAAATCTACAGAATCAAAATTTCCGGAGGTAGGATttaagaatctgacacaactgagggacaCCACCCAGTATCCTGCAGAACGCTCTGCGAAATATGGCTTATACAAATCCACGACACCCAGTCCATTCAAACTCTGTCCATTCAAAGCCAGCAAGGCCCAGACATCTGCAGCCCCATTTCCTCCAAGGCCCGGGGATTCTCCAAAAGCCCCCAGTCCAGGCACTGCTCTTCTGAGATACCTGGCTGCTGACACACCGCCCTCTTTATCTTATTTAGACACCCAACCGTCCTTAGATGCAGAGGTCTTCGTTCCCATTTTTTTTGATAAATGGAAACTGAACCTCAAAACGTTCATTGCTAGTGGAAAcagttttttccccccatttttaaATGGCCACTGGGTAATGTGTATGAGAGTTGTTTATGTATGTGGGAATGTGGGTGAAACCGGTTCTGAGCGTGAAACTCAGTGTTCCCTgcttttctccccctccccagggtTTATCTGGTGAAATCTGAGAACCACGGACTAAGCAAGAGTGACTCTTTGACTAGAACCCATAAGGGGCAGGGTGGGCGCTGCTCCCCCCTACCCAGACAGACCCTGCCTCCAGGGAAGACGAGATGCTAGGCCTGGAGGCGCCAGCTTCAGGATGCGCCTCGAGGGAGGAGGGCACGTGGCCGGGGCACTCACCAAGGATGCGGATCTGTGTGATGGACCCGTGCAGGCCGAAGAGCATCCAGAGCGGCTGTGAGGCGTCCACACACAGCTGCATGCCCGCCGCGGCGCCGTTGTGGCTGAGGTGCAGCTCGCCGTCGGCGTTGACCACAAGGCCGAGGATGTCGCCGCTGTGCAGGGGCCCGGGCACGCGGCACACGGCCCAGAACTCCTTGCGGTCCACCAGGGCCTCGGGGCTGAAGGGCAGGTCGGCCGGCCTCAGCGTGCCGGGGTCGCACGTGGTGACGCCTAAGGACAGCGCGCCGGGCCGCGCGCCGCTCGAGCGCGTGACCTTGACAAAGATAGTCTCAGCCACACGCACCGGCCGGCTGGTGAAGACGAGCGCGCGCTCGTCGCGCCCGTGCTCCAGGCGCGCCACCGTCTGCTCATCCAGGATGCGGACGTGCGCGCCGGCGCGCAGCGCGTGGAAGCGCAGGTCGCCGTCGAGCTGCGGGGGCAGCGCGCGGCTGTGCTGCGAGTTGAGCGAGTTCTGCGGGATGGGGCAGCCGGCAGCTGGCGTGCCCTCGTCGCCGTCAGAGCCCGGCACGTTGAGGTCACACAAGCTCACGGAGAGGCGCGCTTCGTCGGCCTCGCGCCGCAGCGACGGCCGCCGGAGGGCGGTGAAGGAGCGCGGGCGCAGGCAGTCTGGGAGCACCAGCTCGCTGTCTGCGGGGGTAGGGGGACAGGGCGACCGTCAGGCGGGCCACAGCCCCGGGTCCCATCGCCTGTGAGTCTCCTCCCGCTAGTCGTTAAAGCCGGCACTAGTAAGACGCATCTGGTTTCTAACGGCAAAGAAAACGCTCGGACAttttacaggggcttccctggtagctcagcggtcaggaatccgcctgccaatgcacaagacacaggttgcatccctgggtcGGATCCCTGGAACggaaagataccctggggaaggaaatggccacccactccagtattcttgcctggagaatccccatggaagaggaacctggcgggctacagtccctggggggtCTCAAGAGAGTatgacacgacttagccactgaacaagaaCATCACACATTCTGCAGGACCTCAGACTATGCATTTGCTTAAGCAAAGGATCATCAGGCAGGAAAGACACCAAAACTAAAAACACGATTACTTCTAAATGGTACACTTataaaagtcaattaaaaaaaaataactcctGGGCCCTGATTCTTTATCCTAGCAGCCAGGATAGCACCTGGCACTTAGAAGGTAGCAGTAAACACTTGCTGAATGCATGTTGATATTCTATGCCTCTGGGAGCCCAGAGGGAACCCTCCCCTCCAGAATACCTCTCTGCACAAATTGTCTCATCTTGCAAAAATTAGCTTTTGATGTTGTTTCTACCGAAGGACACTGAGGTGGAGAAGCTAAGTGAATTTTTCCAAGCCCTCCTTTCAAAACCAACAACTGGAAATCAAaccctttctctttttattcataCACATAATACAGACtgtattttgtaaaaataaataaataaataaataaacaattcagcaaagagaaaagggaatctccTGTCAGCCTGCCATCCGGAAgaaaatactat is a window of Capra hircus breed San Clemente chromosome 26, ASM170441v1, whole genome shotgun sequence DNA encoding:
- the NEURL1 gene encoding E3 ubiquitin-protein ligase NEURL1 isoform X2 — translated: MGGQITRSTLHDSTGGPFPATSHRCHHKQKHCPPVLPGGGLPATPLLFHPHTKGSQILMDLSHKAVKRQASFCNAITFSNRPVLIYEQVRLKITKKQCCWSGALRLGFTSKDPSRIHPDSLPKYACPDLVSQSGFWAKALPEEFANEGNIIAFWVDKKGRVFYRINDSAAMLFFNGVRTADPLWALVDVYGLTRGVQLLDSELVLPDCLRPRSFTALRRPSLRREADEARLSVSLCDLNVPGSDGDEGTPAAGCPIPQNSLNSQHSRALPPQLDGDLRFHALRAGAHVRILDEQTVARLEHGRDERALVFTSRPVRVAETIFVKVTRSSGARPGALSLGVTTCDPGTLRPADLPFSPEALVDRKEFWAVCRVPGPLHSGDILGLVVNADGELHLSHNGAAAGMQLCVDASQPLWMLFGLHGSITQIRILGSTILAERGIPSLPCSPASTPTSPSTLGIRLSDPSLGTCSSGPLGSSAGGTAPNSPVSLPESPVTPGGGPWSDECTICYEHAVDTVIYTCGHMCLCYACGLRLKKALHACCPICRRPIKDIIKTYRSS
- the NEURL1 gene encoding E3 ubiquitin-protein ligase NEURL1 isoform X1 — encoded protein: MGNNFSSIPSLPRGNPSRAPRAHPQNLKDSTGGPFPATSHRCHHKQKHCPPVLPGGGLPATPLLFHPHTKGSQILMDLSHKAVKRQASFCNAITFSNRPVLIYEQVRLKITKKQCCWSGALRLGFTSKDPSRIHPDSLPKYACPDLVSQSGFWAKALPEEFANEGNIIAFWVDKKGRVFYRINDSAAMLFFNGVRTADPLWALVDVYGLTRGVQLLDSELVLPDCLRPRSFTALRRPSLRREADEARLSVSLCDLNVPGSDGDEGTPAAGCPIPQNSLNSQHSRALPPQLDGDLRFHALRAGAHVRILDEQTVARLEHGRDERALVFTSRPVRVAETIFVKVTRSSGARPGALSLGVTTCDPGTLRPADLPFSPEALVDRKEFWAVCRVPGPLHSGDILGLVVNADGELHLSHNGAAAGMQLCVDASQPLWMLFGLHGSITQIRILGSTILAERGIPSLPCSPASTPTSPSTLGIRLSDPSLGTCSSGPLGSSAGGTAPNSPVSLPESPVTPGGGPWSDECTICYEHAVDTVIYTCGHMCLCYACGLRLKKALHACCPICRRPIKDIIKTYRSS